The Pseudanabaena galeata CCNP1313 genome includes a region encoding these proteins:
- a CDS encoding TldD/PmbA family protein, with the protein MSRHLEEQALEKAFYQLADRLIDSLHQGEHLTINLESERSQFTRFNHAKVRQSGVVADGNVTILLIYNQREAFAKFPFTGDREIDMAYAIANLEYLRQEVAQIPENPYLVIPENQGSSREVYQGNLLKPEEAIATILAPVNNVDFTGFYASGSVIRANANSAGQRHWFATDSFFVDYSMFVQTDSGEKAVKGIYAGKDWDAQAYKLQINRSQQQLVALQKPSKTLERGQYRTYFAPAASSELLGFLTWSAGESGLQQSSSALLKLKNQEKALSPLLSISENFTYGNVPRFNDLGEVAPEYLPIITEGKLVNTLVSSRSAKEYGKIANGADEGESMRSPEVAAGSLAESDILKQLDTGLYLSNLHYLNWSDRSGGRITGMTRYACFWVENGEFIAPIENLRFDDSIYEFLGENLEAFTNFREFIPNTGTYETRSLGGILVPGMLVQDFTFTL; encoded by the coding sequence ATGAGCAGACATCTAGAAGAACAAGCACTAGAAAAAGCGTTTTATCAACTTGCCGATCGCTTGATTGATAGTCTGCATCAGGGTGAACACCTAACGATTAACTTGGAGAGTGAACGTAGTCAATTCACCAGATTTAACCATGCCAAAGTCCGACAGTCAGGAGTGGTCGCTGATGGGAACGTGACCATTTTGCTAATTTATAATCAGCGTGAAGCTTTTGCTAAGTTTCCGTTTACAGGCGATCGCGAAATTGATATGGCTTATGCGATCGCTAATCTTGAATATCTCAGGCAAGAAGTTGCCCAAATCCCTGAGAACCCTTATCTAGTCATTCCTGAGAACCAAGGCTCAAGTCGCGAGGTTTATCAAGGTAATTTGTTAAAGCCAGAGGAGGCGATCGCCACAATTCTCGCGCCAGTGAATAATGTTGATTTTACTGGCTTCTATGCTTCAGGTTCGGTAATTCGCGCTAACGCGAATTCCGCAGGTCAAAGACATTGGTTTGCGACGGATTCTTTTTTTGTGGATTATTCGATGTTTGTCCAGACTGATTCAGGCGAAAAAGCCGTCAAAGGTATTTATGCTGGCAAAGATTGGGATGCACAAGCTTATAAATTACAGATTAATCGCTCTCAGCAACAATTAGTAGCATTGCAAAAGCCAAGTAAAACGTTAGAGCGTGGTCAGTACCGTACTTACTTTGCGCCTGCGGCTTCATCGGAGCTATTGGGCTTTTTGACTTGGAGTGCGGGGGAGTCTGGTTTGCAGCAGAGTAGTAGCGCTCTTTTAAAGTTAAAAAACCAAGAAAAAGCTCTCTCACCTTTACTATCCATTAGTGAAAACTTTACCTATGGGAATGTACCGCGTTTTAACGATTTAGGCGAGGTTGCTCCTGAATATTTACCCATTATTACTGAGGGAAAACTTGTTAATACTTTGGTAAGTTCGCGCAGTGCCAAAGAATATGGCAAGATTGCTAATGGTGCTGATGAAGGTGAATCGATGCGATCGCCTGAAGTTGCCGCAGGGAGTTTAGCTGAGTCTGACATTCTCAAACAGTTAGATACGGGACTCTATCTATCCAATTTGCATTACCTCAATTGGAGCGATCGCAGTGGTGGTAGAATTACTGGGATGACTCGCTATGCTTGCTTCTGGGTTGAGAATGGTGAGTTTATCGCTCCCATTGAGAATCTACGTTTTGATGATAGTATCTATGAGTTTCTTGGCGAAAATCTCGAAGCTTTTACCAATTTTCGTGAATTTATTCCTAATACAGGAACCTATGAAACGCGATCGCTTGGCGGTATTCTCGTCCCAGGCATGTTAGTACAAGACTTTACCTTCACTCTCTAA
- the coaBC gene encoding bifunctional phosphopantothenoylcysteine decarboxylase/phosphopantothenate--cysteine ligase CoaBC, translated as MNHVLIGISGGIAAYKVCEVVSSLAKRGIEVRVILTRSASEFVTPLTFATLSRQPAYTDVDFWQPSNGRPLHIELAEWADVILLAPMTANTLAKVAYGMADNLLTNTLLAAECPILFAPAMNTTMWLQPTVQENWHKVLTFSKYTAIAPTDGILACDAVGTGRMAEPEIILEYLESFLFTQGKQDLKGKRILVNAGGTREFIDPVRFIGNPSTGKQGLAIAKAAIHRGAKVTLITSNSSPLVGSGLGVKTVRTSAEMHQAMLEEFPNADITIAAAAVGDVRSKMQSDRKLPKSEIPLNLELEYIPDIIADLATRKRPDQILVGFAAQTGTEAEVMTAAQEKLQRKGLDAIAANAVNTSLTGFGTDTNQAIFIHKEGHEQTTPLCSKLELAHRLFDFL; from the coding sequence ATGAATCACGTACTAATTGGAATATCTGGCGGCATTGCTGCTTATAAAGTTTGTGAGGTGGTTTCGAGTCTAGCCAAACGTGGAATCGAAGTGCGAGTAATCCTGACGCGATCCGCCTCGGAATTTGTGACTCCACTTACCTTTGCGACACTCTCGCGGCAACCAGCTTATACTGATGTAGACTTCTGGCAACCGAGTAATGGTAGACCCTTGCATATAGAGTTAGCAGAATGGGCGGATGTAATTTTATTAGCACCCATGACCGCAAACACCTTGGCGAAAGTAGCCTATGGAATGGCTGATAACTTACTTACAAATACCTTACTCGCGGCTGAATGCCCAATTCTATTTGCTCCAGCGATGAATACGACGATGTGGTTGCAACCTACTGTTCAAGAGAATTGGCATAAAGTTTTGACATTCTCCAAATATACCGCGATCGCACCGACCGATGGAATCCTCGCCTGTGATGCAGTTGGCACTGGACGGATGGCAGAACCAGAAATAATTTTGGAATATCTAGAGTCTTTTCTGTTTACCCAAGGGAAACAAGATCTTAAAGGAAAGAGGATTTTAGTGAATGCTGGCGGAACAAGAGAATTTATTGATCCTGTCCGCTTTATCGGCAATCCATCCACAGGAAAACAAGGACTTGCGATCGCCAAAGCAGCTATTCATCGCGGAGCAAAAGTTACCCTCATTACTTCTAACTCCTCGCCGCTAGTGGGAAGTGGTTTAGGGGTGAAGACAGTCCGTACTTCCGCCGAAATGCACCAAGCTATGCTCGAAGAATTTCCTAACGCTGATATTACGATTGCGGCGGCGGCTGTTGGTGATGTGCGATCTAAAATGCAAAGTGATCGTAAGCTACCAAAGTCAGAAATCCCCTTAAATTTAGAACTCGAATATATTCCTGATATTATTGCCGATCTCGCCACTCGTAAACGTCCTGATCAAATACTGGTGGGATTTGCTGCTCAAACTGGAACTGAGGCAGAGGTTATGACCGCAGCACAAGAGAAATTGCAGCGAAAAGGACTAGATGCGATCGCGGCTAATGCGGTCAATACTTCTTTAACAGGCTTTGGCACTGATACCAATCAAGCCATATTTATCCACAAAGAGGGACATGAGCAAACTACTCCTCTCTGCTCAAAATTAGAACTTGCCCATCGCTTATTCGATTTCCTATAG